The following are encoded in a window of Methanofastidiosum sp. genomic DNA:
- a CDS encoding Lrp/AsnC family transcriptional regulator — protein MVKDICILRGRTIDEQEKLIIKALIRNPRSSDNQISKATRVPVRTVYRKRKKLEEEGIIHYYLNVNLDKSGIGKINARHLYLIKFKLGLPYTQFIREINEENNVRTVFTEHIYQSFLAEVDGRVALVMILEGERDEDIVENFNKIIVPSLKKNHGPDSIEDVQTIRLSDPIRFFHNYMPMLNIKNGRIRDDWRDELLFIT, from the coding sequence ATGGTAAAAGATATTTGTATCTTAAGGGGAAGAACTATTGATGAGCAAGAAAAGTTAATCATCAAAGCTTTAATAAGAAATCCCAGAAGCAGCGATAATCAAATAAGCAAGGCGACAAGAGTTCCCGTAAGAACCGTCTACAGAAAAAGGAAGAAACTTGAAGAAGAGGGCATTATTCATTATTATCTAAATGTAAATCTAGATAAGTCGGGTATCGGGAAAATAAATGCCAGACATCTCTATCTAATAAAATTTAAACTTGGCCTCCCATATACTCAATTTATTCGGGAGATTAATGAAGAAAATAATGTTAGAACAGTATTTACTGAGCATATTTACCAATCATTCCTTGCAGAGGTTGATGGGAGAGTTGCTCTTGTTATGATTTTAGAAGGAGAAAGGGATGAGGACATAGTAGAAAACTTTAACAAAATAATTGTTCCATCTTTAAAGAAAAATCATGGCCCCGATTCTATAGAAGATGTCCAGACAATAAGGCTTTCAGATCCGATAAGATTCTTCCACAATTATATGCCAATGTTAAATATAAAAAACGGAAGAATTAGGGATGACTGGAGAGATGAATTACTTTTTATTACCTAA
- the glyA gene encoding serine hydroxymethyltransferase yields the protein MKSLDQVDVEIFNAIEDEKNRQNEGLELIASENFTSNAVLEAQRSVMTNKYAEGYPGKRYYGGCKFVDVAESLAIERAKKLFKADHANVQAHSGTQANMAVYFSCLDVGDTVLGMDLSCGGHLSHGSPVNFSGKFYNFQFYGVNKNTYRIDLNEVRQKAIELKPKLIVTGASSYPREIDFKGFREIADEVGALLMADMAHIAGLVACGFHKSPVPYCDFVTSTTHKTLRGPRGGLILCREEHKKAIDKAVFPFAQGGPMMHTIAAKAVCFKEAMGEDFINYQRQIINNCKVLSEELLSLGYDLITGGTDNHLLLMDLRNNNITGKEAQELLESAGITANRNVIPYDPKPPNVTSGLRLGVPAITSRGMKESEMKHIAGMINRVLQKKDDCAPEKVRAEVRDLCKKFPINL from the coding sequence ATGAAATCATTGGATCAAGTTGATGTCGAAATTTTTAATGCAATTGAAGATGAAAAAAATCGTCAAAATGAAGGACTTGAACTTATAGCGAGTGAGAATTTTACAAGCAACGCAGTTCTTGAAGCGCAAAGGTCTGTTATGACCAATAAATATGCCGAAGGTTACCCCGGAAAAAGGTATTATGGTGGATGCAAATTTGTTGACGTTGCAGAATCTCTCGCCATCGAAAGGGCAAAAAAACTTTTTAAAGCAGATCATGCAAACGTACAGGCTCACTCAGGAACACAGGCTAATATGGCAGTATATTTTTCATGTTTAGATGTTGGGGATACTGTCTTAGGGATGGATCTATCCTGTGGGGGGCATTTATCGCACGGATCCCCTGTTAATTTTTCTGGAAAATTTTACAACTTTCAGTTTTATGGTGTTAATAAAAATACTTATAGAATCGATTTAAATGAAGTACGACAAAAAGCCATTGAATTAAAACCTAAACTTATTGTAACAGGCGCTAGTTCATATCCAAGAGAGATAGATTTCAAAGGATTTAGAGAAATTGCAGATGAAGTTGGTGCTCTTTTGATGGCAGATATGGCACACATTGCAGGACTAGTTGCATGTGGATTCCATAAATCTCCCGTTCCTTACTGTGACTTTGTAACATCTACGACCCACAAGACTTTAAGAGGCCCAAGAGGGGGATTAATACTTTGTAGGGAAGAACACAAAAAAGCAATCGATAAAGCCGTATTCCCCTTTGCCCAAGGTGGTCCAATGATGCATACAATAGCAGCAAAAGCTGTTTGCTTCAAGGAGGCAATGGGAGAAGATTTCATCAACTACCAAAGACAAATTATAAATAATTGTAAAGTTTTATCTGAAGAACTTTTGTCACTTGGATATGATCTTATCACCGGGGGAACTGATAATCACTTACTCTTGATGGATTTAAGAAATAATAACATTACAGGAAAAGAAGCGCAAGAGTTATTGGAGAGTGCAGGCATTACAGCAAACAGAAATGTTATACCATATGATCCAAAGCCACCTAACGTTACTTCTGGGCTTAGATTAGGTGTTCCTGCAATTACTTCTAGAGGAATGAAGGAATCGGAAATGAAACATATAGCTGGGATGATTAACAGAGTGCTTCAGAAGAAGGATGACTGCGCGCCTGAAAAAGTAAGAGCGGAGGTAAGGGATCTCTGCAAAAAATTCCCAATAAATCTATGA